The following proteins are encoded in a genomic region of Arachis stenosperma cultivar V10309 chromosome 4, arast.V10309.gnm1.PFL2, whole genome shotgun sequence:
- the LOC130974730 gene encoding uncharacterized protein LOC130974730: MSEACETHQQPNADSDQEEDDVVRLEERNVLEDIDACSKSLVERLFTEKTFSIGTLDNTFNAIWERPQEFRVADMGNNHFQFFFDNEVEAIRIEKGFSWLFKDYILHIRRWSEEDTAEANKVGKVIDIDFFDVRGKESRIIKTKIEINGEQQIKDSLKIAGPDKSYVKIRLRYEKIEKFCTYCVLLGHESKGCSAMIWDSKEGAVTQDRIGDWVRANQVGRRIDWDEDMASAKSSFTGSNEAKPRRKPALA, from the exons ATGTCAGAGGCTTGCGAAACTCACCAACAGCCGAACGCAGATAGCGatcaagaagaagatgatgtGGTACGTTTGGAGGAGAGGAATGTGCTAGAAGACATTGATGCTTGCTCAAAAAGCCTTGTAGAAAGACTCTTTACAGAGAAGACATTTTCAATAGGAACTCTGGACAAtacttttaatgcaatttgggAAAGACCACAAGAATTCAGAGTTGCTGATATGGGAAATAAccattttcaatttttcttcgATAATGAAGTGGAAGCAATCAGAATTGAAAAGGGTTTTTCTTGGCTTTTCAAGGATTATATACTTCATATTCGAAGATGGTCAGAAGAGGATACTGCTGAAGCAAACAAG GTGGGAAAGGTAATTGATATAGACTTCTTCGATGTCAGAGGTAAGGAGTCGAGGATTATCAAAACAAAGATAGAGATCAACGGGGAACAACAAATTAAGGACAGCCTGAAAATTGCGGGGCCAGATAAAAGTTATGTGAAAATCAGGCTGCGATacgaaaaaattgaaaagtttTGTACTTATTGTGTGCTCCTTGGTCATGAATCTAAAGGTTGTAGTGCCATGATTTGGGATTCTAAGGAGGGGGCAGTGACTCAAGACCGAATAGGTGATTGGGTTCGTGCAAATCAAGTTGGTAGAAGAATAGACTGGGACGAGGACATGGCCAGTGCAAAATCAAGCTTTACAGGCTCGAATGAGGCTAAACCAAGAAGGAAACCAGCTCTGGCATGA